A genomic window from Ruminiclostridium cellulolyticum H10 includes:
- a CDS encoding aspartate carbamoyltransferase catalytic subunit: MNLKSKDLLGLRDISAEEIEYILNTAKTMKCIVTSNNKKTAHLQGKSIITLFYENSTRTRLSFELASKYMGASAANISASSSSVQKGETLIDTGKTIDSMGSDIIIMRHPMSGAPHLLAKNVKSSVINAGDGMNEHPTQALLDMFTILEKKGTLKGLKVAIIGDILHSRVARSNIWGLTKMGAEVNVAGPATLIPPEIEKIGVNVFSTVQEAMLDADVVMGLRIQLERQKKGLFPTIREYSRFFGVDDKRLKLAKEDAIVLHPGPVNRGVELSSSVTDGEQSFIDEQVTNGVAVRMALLYLLTRRGIVNEVTD, encoded by the coding sequence GGACTGAGGGATATTTCGGCAGAAGAAATTGAGTATATTCTGAACACCGCCAAAACAATGAAATGTATTGTTACATCTAATAACAAAAAAACAGCACATTTACAGGGAAAATCAATTATTACACTATTCTACGAAAACAGTACTAGAACGAGACTTTCATTTGAACTGGCTTCCAAATACATGGGAGCCAGTGCCGCAAATATATCAGCATCAAGCAGCAGTGTACAAAAGGGCGAAACCTTAATAGACACAGGAAAAACAATTGATTCTATGGGTTCGGATATAATTATAATGAGACATCCCATGTCCGGTGCACCACATCTGCTGGCCAAGAATGTAAAATCCTCAGTAATAAACGCAGGTGACGGTATGAATGAGCATCCGACTCAAGCTTTGCTGGACATGTTTACCATACTGGAGAAGAAGGGTACATTAAAAGGCCTGAAAGTTGCCATAATAGGAGATATACTCCACAGCCGAGTTGCCAGAAGCAACATATGGGGACTGACGAAAATGGGTGCGGAGGTTAATGTAGCAGGGCCTGCTACACTGATACCGCCTGAGATTGAAAAAATAGGTGTAAATGTTTTTAGTACGGTTCAGGAAGCAATGCTTGATGCTGACGTTGTCATGGGTCTTAGAATTCAACTGGAGCGTCAGAAAAAAGGATTGTTCCCCACTATAAGAGAATACTCAAGGTTTTTCGGAGTAGACGATAAAAGGCTAAAGCTTGCCAAGGAGGATGCAATAGTACTGCATCCGGGTCCTGTAAACAGAGGGGTTGAGCTTTCTAGCTCAGTCACAGACGGTGAACAGTCTTTCATAGACGAACAGGTAACAAATGGCGTTGCCGTAAGAATGGCTTTGCTATATCTTTTAACAAGGAGGGGAATCGTTAATGAAGTTACTGATTAA
- a CDS encoding dihydroorotase: MKLLIKNGHVLDVKTGLDRVTDILAVDGIIHEVGSKIDEAGCEVIDATGLYVTPGLVDAHCHLRDPGYEYKEDIESGTRSAAKGGFTSVACMPNTNPVLDNEAMVKYVINKAKTDGFLNVFPIGALSKGLKGEELSEIGELKFAGAVALSDDGRPVGNSSLMKKAMQYASMFDITIISHCEDLDLVDEGLMNEGYQSSILGLKGNPAPAEEVMIARDLILAEYTKATIHIAHVSTELGVDLIRNAKRRGVKVTAETCPHYFTLTDNACEGFNTNAKVNPPLRTQKDVDAIIQGLKDGTIDIISTDHAPHHIDEKNVEFKIAANGMVGFETAFPLAVTYLVKPGHLSLKELVYKMSFNPSQMLGLNKGTIEVGKLADLIIFDLNEEYKVNITEFESKSKNSPFNGLLLYGQPQYTIVGGTPVVRKKVLL; this comes from the coding sequence ATGAAGTTACTGATTAAAAACGGACATGTTTTGGACGTAAAAACCGGCTTGGACAGGGTTACCGATATATTAGCAGTAGATGGTATTATCCACGAGGTAGGAAGTAAAATAGATGAAGCAGGCTGTGAAGTAATTGATGCAACGGGCTTATATGTAACCCCGGGGCTGGTCGATGCTCACTGTCACCTGAGAGACCCCGGATATGAGTATAAGGAAGATATAGAGTCAGGAACTAGAAGTGCGGCAAAGGGAGGTTTTACCTCGGTTGCATGCATGCCAAATACCAACCCGGTACTGGACAATGAAGCAATGGTAAAGTACGTAATAAATAAGGCGAAAACCGATGGTTTTTTAAATGTATTTCCTATTGGAGCATTGTCAAAAGGGCTAAAGGGAGAGGAACTAAGTGAAATCGGGGAGCTCAAATTTGCAGGTGCAGTTGCACTTTCAGATGATGGCAGACCTGTCGGTAACTCCTCATTAATGAAAAAGGCAATGCAATATGCTTCAATGTTTGATATAACTATTATTTCACATTGTGAAGACCTTGACCTGGTAGATGAAGGCCTTATGAATGAAGGATATCAGTCATCAATTCTTGGTTTGAAAGGCAATCCTGCTCCCGCTGAAGAAGTAATGATTGCAAGGGATTTGATACTTGCAGAGTATACAAAGGCAACAATTCACATTGCCCATGTAAGCACAGAGCTGGGAGTTGATTTAATAAGAAATGCAAAAAGAAGAGGTGTAAAAGTTACGGCTGAAACGTGTCCGCATTATTTTACACTGACAGATAATGCTTGTGAAGGGTTTAATACAAATGCAAAGGTAAATCCTCCGCTAAGGACGCAAAAGGATGTGGATGCAATAATTCAAGGCCTGAAGGATGGCACCATTGATATTATCTCAACAGACCACGCCCCCCATCATATAGACGAAAAAAATGTAGAATTCAAGATTGCCGCAAATGGAATGGTTGGCTTTGAAACAGCTTTTCCCTTGGCAGTAACCTATCTGGTTAAACCCGGACACCTTTCCCTGAAAGAACTTGTATACAAAATGAGTTTTAATCCATCACAAATGCTTGGACTAAATAAAGGTACTATCGAAGTCGGAAAACTTGCTGATTTGATAATTTTCGATTTAAATGAAGAGTACAAGGTTAATATTACAGAATTCGAATCAAAGAGCAAGAATTCACCATTTAACGGTTTATTACTTTATGGTCAGCCCCAGTATACCATTGTGGGTGGAACCCCTGTAGTAAGAAAAAAGGTACTGTTGTAA
- a CDS encoding orotate phosphoribosyltransferase: MEKSNLINWLFKTNAVRICPENKPFWYTSSKIGPYYINTHFLYGSEEKANSLLKVIDVCKENKMDCSEIILELARKNFETDEIYRGLITMMCEYIKSNINIKNVGYISGGERRDWFFSLIIADILKIPHITIFKDLTAVLYKDGISSDVADLRGANVLHIADIITEASSYVRAWIPAVNKLNGNLKYSLVVIDRLQGGTEKLKDASVESHALMNVDKGLFDGALTGGHISSEQYALLMKYLDNPTGTMKEFLINHPEFLENSLNADPRTAERARICIEQDIYGLK, from the coding sequence ATGGAAAAAAGTAATCTTATAAATTGGTTATTTAAAACCAATGCTGTAAGGATATGTCCTGAAAACAAGCCATTTTGGTATACGTCATCCAAAATTGGCCCTTACTACATAAATACACATTTTCTTTATGGCAGTGAAGAAAAGGCAAATAGTCTTTTAAAAGTAATTGATGTATGCAAAGAAAATAAAATGGACTGTTCAGAGATAATACTTGAACTTGCCCGTAAGAACTTTGAGACTGACGAGATATACAGAGGCCTCATAACAATGATGTGTGAGTATATAAAGAGTAATATTAATATAAAAAATGTAGGATATATTTCAGGTGGAGAAAGAAGAGACTGGTTCTTCTCGCTGATAATAGCTGATATTCTCAAAATACCTCACATAACAATATTCAAAGATTTGACAGCTGTACTGTATAAAGATGGTATATCATCAGATGTAGCTGACCTTAGAGGAGCAAATGTACTTCATATAGCGGATATAATAACGGAAGCTTCCAGCTATGTGCGTGCATGGATTCCGGCTGTTAATAAACTAAATGGTAATTTGAAATACAGTCTTGTAGTAATTGACAGATTACAGGGAGGTACTGAAAAGTTAAAGGATGCAAGTGTTGAATCCCACGCACTTATGAATGTGGATAAGGGTCTTTTTGACGGTGCACTTACGGGTGGGCATATTTCATCCGAGCAATATGCCTTGCTTATGAAATATCTTGACAATCCAACAGGCACTATGAAGGAGTTCTTAATTAACCATCCTGAGTTTCTGGAGAATTCCCTTAATGCAGATCCCAGGACCGCTGAAAGAGCTCGTATCTGCATAGAACAGGATATTTATGGTCTGAAATAA
- a CDS encoding dihydroorotate dehydrogenase, translated as MSNRIDLSVDIAGIRFNNPVIMASGTYGFGKEYSEYVDLNQIGGISVKGLTLKERKGNKPPRIAETPAGILNSVGLQNPGVESFIKDDLPFLKNHKTKIIANIAGNTIEEYCEMAEILASSGVDAIEMNVSCPNVKAGCLAFGTTPKGIEEITSAVKKYCKQPLIVKLTPNVSDIRSIAVAAEGAGADCISLINTILGLAIDINKKKPILANNFGGLSGPAVKPIALRMVYEAAHSVKIPVIGMGGISSWEDAIEFILAGASAIMVGTANFVNPIVPIEIISGIEKYLQSNGHTNVNEIVGKLELND; from the coding sequence ATGTCAAATAGGATAGATTTAAGTGTAGATATTGCAGGAATCCGGTTTAACAACCCTGTTATAATGGCATCCGGTACCTATGGTTTTGGTAAGGAATACAGCGAGTATGTTGATTTGAATCAAATCGGAGGAATTTCCGTAAAGGGGCTTACTCTCAAGGAAAGAAAAGGCAACAAGCCGCCTAGAATAGCGGAAACTCCTGCAGGTATACTTAACAGTGTAGGGTTGCAAAATCCGGGAGTTGAAAGTTTCATAAAGGATGATTTGCCGTTTTTGAAAAATCATAAAACTAAAATAATTGCAAACATTGCCGGAAATACTATAGAAGAATACTGTGAAATGGCGGAAATACTAGCCAGTTCAGGTGTAGATGCCATAGAAATGAATGTGTCGTGTCCGAACGTTAAGGCAGGGTGCCTTGCTTTTGGGACTACGCCCAAAGGCATAGAGGAAATTACATCTGCAGTAAAAAAGTACTGTAAGCAGCCATTGATAGTAAAGCTGACTCCAAATGTCTCCGACATTAGGTCGATAGCAGTGGCTGCCGAGGGGGCAGGTGCAGACTGTATATCACTTATAAACACAATATTGGGACTTGCAATCGATATAAATAAAAAGAAACCAATTTTAGCAAACAATTTTGGAGGCCTTTCAGGCCCTGCGGTAAAGCCTATTGCATTAAGAATGGTATATGAAGCTGCACACTCGGTTAAAATACCTGTAATAGGAATGGGAGGAATTAGCTCATGGGAGGATGCCATAGAATTCATTCTGGCAGGAGCATCAGCTATAATGGTTGGTACAGCAAATTTCGTTAACCCCATAGTTCCGATAGAAATAATAAGCGGAATTGAAAAGTATCTTCAAAGTAATGGACATACAAATGTAAACGAAATTGTGGGAAAGCTTGAGTTAAATGACTGA
- a CDS encoding carbamoyl phosphate synthase small subunit — MKAFLLLEDGTIFEGNSFGMEGKVVGEVVFNTGMTGYQEVLTDPSYCGQIVCMTYPLIGNYGVNIEDIESLKPQVKGFIVRELCKTPSNWRSIETLNEYLKRNEITGLEGIDTRALTRILRDNGTMKGTIITAEQLENIQEELTNVNSYTVSNPVLQVTTREIKHYEGEGYKIALLDYGLKQNIVRSLLNRGCEVYVFPATATADEVLGVDPDGIMLSNGPGSPRECQFQIDTIKKLIGKKPIFGICLGHQLAALANGANAIKLKYGHRGCNHPVKDIEKDLTYITSQNHGYTIVEESLNKETMTVSHKNMNDGTIEGIKYKNAPLFTVQFHPEASPGPEDTAYLFDEFIKMIDYSKNIL, encoded by the coding sequence ATGAAGGCTTTTTTATTACTGGAAGATGGAACTATATTCGAAGGCAACAGCTTCGGAATGGAAGGAAAAGTAGTTGGTGAGGTGGTTTTTAATACGGGTATGACAGGTTATCAGGAGGTTCTGACAGATCCGTCCTACTGCGGACAAATCGTATGTATGACATACCCTTTAATTGGCAACTATGGCGTAAACATAGAAGATATTGAATCCTTGAAACCACAGGTTAAGGGGTTTATAGTAAGAGAGCTTTGTAAAACTCCAAGTAACTGGAGATCAATTGAAACCTTGAATGAATATCTCAAAAGAAATGAGATAACAGGTCTTGAGGGCATTGATACAAGAGCATTAACAAGGATTCTGCGTGACAATGGCACTATGAAGGGTACTATAATTACAGCGGAACAGCTGGAAAATATACAGGAAGAACTTACAAATGTAAACAGCTATACAGTCAGCAATCCGGTGCTACAGGTAACTACACGTGAGATAAAGCACTACGAAGGAGAAGGATACAAAATAGCACTTCTGGATTACGGTCTTAAACAGAATATTGTAAGATCACTGTTAAACAGGGGCTGCGAAGTATATGTTTTCCCGGCAACAGCAACAGCGGATGAGGTTTTGGGGGTAGATCCCGATGGAATAATGCTCTCTAACGGACCCGGAAGCCCAAGGGAATGTCAGTTCCAAATAGATACTATAAAAAAGCTTATCGGCAAAAAGCCAATATTCGGAATTTGCCTTGGACATCAGCTTGCAGCCTTGGCCAACGGAGCCAATGCCATAAAGCTCAAATACGGGCATAGGGGCTGCAACCATCCTGTAAAAGATATTGAAAAGGATCTCACCTACATTACTTCCCAAAACCATGGATACACGATTGTTGAAGAATCACTTAATAAAGAAACTATGACTGTAAGTCATAAAAATATGAATGACGGAACCATCGAAGGAATAAAGTACAAAAACGCTCCGCTCTTCACTGTGCAATTTCATCCGGAAGCATCACCGGGGCCGGAAGACACAGCATATTTGTTCGACGAGTTCATTAAAATGATAGATTATTCAAAAAATATTTTATAA
- the pyrF gene encoding orotidine-5'-phosphate decarboxylase, whose protein sequence is MFIDRLIESIQEKNNPTVVGLDPKIEYVPTFIKEKAFKEYGKNLKGASEAILNFNKMIIDSIYDQVPAVKPQLAYYEMYGIDGLIAFQETCKYAKSKGLIVIADGKRNDIGTTAEAYSKSFLGETEIDDGVKQKVFDVDALTVSPYLGIDGVKPFIQDCINYDKGIFVLVKTSNKSSGQLQDIVTQQCKSIYEVMGGYVQEWGKPLMGKYGYSSVGGVVGATYPNQAKLLRSIMKNAYFLVPAYGAQGGTARDCANSFNRDGLGAIVSASRSVICAYKSDTWKNEYTEEKFAEASRAEVLRMKEDLNTALGR, encoded by the coding sequence ATGTTTATTGACAGACTTATAGAGAGTATTCAGGAAAAAAATAATCCCACAGTTGTAGGTTTAGACCCCAAGATTGAATATGTGCCTACTTTTATTAAAGAAAAAGCCTTTAAGGAATACGGTAAAAACTTAAAGGGTGCTTCTGAAGCAATTTTAAACTTTAATAAAATGATAATTGATTCAATATATGATCAGGTTCCCGCAGTTAAGCCACAGCTTGCTTACTATGAAATGTATGGAATTGATGGATTGATTGCTTTCCAGGAAACCTGTAAATATGCAAAAAGTAAGGGTTTGATCGTTATAGCAGATGGAAAGAGAAATGATATTGGCACAACTGCCGAGGCCTATTCAAAGAGTTTTCTGGGCGAGACAGAAATAGACGATGGAGTAAAGCAAAAGGTTTTTGATGTAGATGCTCTTACAGTTAGTCCATATTTAGGAATTGATGGTGTTAAACCTTTTATTCAGGACTGCATTAATTATGACAAGGGAATATTCGTGCTGGTAAAAACATCCAACAAATCTTCGGGGCAGCTTCAAGATATTGTAACTCAACAATGCAAAAGTATTTATGAAGTTATGGGCGGTTATGTACAGGAATGGGGAAAACCTCTCATGGGCAAATATGGCTATAGCAGTGTTGGAGGAGTGGTTGGAGCAACATACCCTAATCAGGCCAAGTTGTTAAGGTCAATTATGAAAAATGCATATTTTCTGGTTCCGGCGTACGGTGCACAGGGAGGAACAGCAAGAGATTGTGCAAACTCATTTAACAGGGATGGACTTGGGGCAATTGTTAGTGCATCCAGAAGTGTAATTTGTGCATATAAGTCTGATACATGGAAGAATGAATATACCGAAGAGAAGTTTGCAGAAGCTTCGAGAGCAGAGGTTCTTAGAATGAAGGAAGATTTGAACACTGCACTTGGCAGGTAA
- a CDS encoding dihydroorotate dehydrogenase electron transfer subunit, protein MGKILKEQIVSTQMLCKDVFKMTIKSEYVASNAKPGQFANIRCGGLDAMLRRPISICDVNKSQDTFDIVIQVKGSGTEKLCSMCQGDVDIMAPLGNPFTIGDKYKNICVVGGGIGTFPLLYLLKSSQSIHKTALLGFRNKEAVVLEDKFKAAADTVEIATDDGSYGKKAFVTELLEEKIMSQKPDIIYTCGPTIMMQKVATIAEKNGIPCQVSLEQRMGCGIGACLVCACKTKKSDDWGFGHVCKDGPVFWSTDIYWD, encoded by the coding sequence ATGGGTAAGATTCTAAAGGAACAGATTGTAAGCACACAAATGCTATGCAAGGATGTCTTTAAAATGACTATCAAGTCTGAGTACGTTGCTTCTAATGCAAAACCGGGTCAGTTTGCTAATATCAGATGCGGTGGGTTAGATGCAATGCTCAGACGTCCTATAAGCATTTGCGATGTAAATAAGTCTCAAGATACGTTTGATATAGTTATTCAGGTAAAGGGAAGCGGTACCGAAAAGCTTTGCAGTATGTGTCAGGGAGATGTTGACATAATGGCACCTCTGGGAAATCCTTTTACAATAGGAGATAAGTATAAAAATATATGTGTTGTGGGAGGTGGTATTGGAACCTTCCCACTCCTTTATCTGCTAAAATCCTCCCAATCAATTCACAAGACTGCTTTACTTGGATTCAGAAACAAGGAAGCAGTTGTTCTGGAGGATAAATTCAAGGCTGCCGCAGACACTGTGGAAATAGCTACAGATGACGGGTCATATGGGAAAAAGGCCTTTGTGACAGAATTGCTTGAGGAGAAAATTATGTCCCAAAAGCCTGATATTATCTATACCTGCGGGCCGACTATAATGATGCAGAAGGTCGCGACTATTGCCGAGAAAAATGGAATCCCATGTCAGGTGTCTCTGGAACAACGAATGGGGTGTGGTATAGGTGCATGTCTGGTTTGTGCCTGCAAAACGAAAAAAAGTGATGACTGGGGATTCGGCCATGTTTGTAAGGATGGGCCTGTATTCTGGAGCACGGACATATACTGGGACTAA
- the carB gene encoding carbamoyl-phosphate synthase large subunit, with protein sequence MPKRNDIHKVLVIGSGPIIIGQAAEFDYAGTQACQALKEEGIEVVLVNSNPATIMTDTNIADKVYIEPLKAEVVKNIIRCEKPDSILPTLGGQTGLNLAMELAESGFLQEQGVKLLGTATEAIKMAEDRQDFKDTMERIGEPCIASKVVTTIEDAIAFAREIDYPVIVRPAYTLGGTGGGIVNNEEELREVGENGLRLSRVHQVLIEKCISGWKEIEYEVIRDGKGNVITVCNMENIDPVGVHTGDSIVVAPSQTLADKEYQMLRTSALKIISALGIQGGCNVQYALHPTSFEYAVIEVNPRVSRSSALASKATGYPIAKVASKIAIGYGLDEIKNAVTGKTYACFEPTLDYVVVKIPKWPFDKFVKAKRTLGTQMKATGEVMSISSSFEAALMKAIRSLELGIFTLEQDIYKNLEGSEIVQKLHDINDERIFVIAEAIRRSITVEDIHEITKIDYFFLCKIKELVIMEEKLKNVSKDQLNKDVLKKAKKMGFTDTIIAKLSGIPQKEITELRKQKNIIAAYKMVDTCAAEFEAVTPYYYSTYDDFSEVKESQKEKVLVLGSGPIRIGQGIEFDYCSVHSVWALKELGYETIIANNNPETVSTDFDTADRLYFEPLTAEDVANIVEAEKPKGAIVQFGGQTAIKLTKALDDMGVKIFGTEAKNVDAAEDREKFDEILEKTDIPRPQGKTIFTLDEAIAAANELGYPVLVRPSYVLGGQGMEIAYNDKDVKEFMEIINRTVQEHPILIDKYMMGKEIEVDAICDGEEILIPGIMEHLERAGVHSGDSISVYPTQTLSDKVKEVVVDYTIKLAKALNVIGMVNIQYVLYNNQVYVIEVNPRSSRTVPYISKVTGIPMVNLATKVMMGKKLKDFKYGTGLYREPGYVSVKVPVFSFEKLDEVDTSLGPEMKSTGEVLGIADNLPEALYKGIIASGIKLPKSGDGILMTVRDTDKPELIHIAEEFEKLGFTLYATGKTANMLNNNGIATNAVRKLDEGSPNIIELIHAGKLSMIINTPTKGRNSDRDGFKIRRKAVEMSIPCLTSLDTAEAIIKCLKLGKTEGELEVLNLSIFDE encoded by the coding sequence ATGCCAAAACGTAATGATATTCATAAAGTATTGGTTATCGGGTCCGGTCCGATAATAATTGGTCAGGCCGCAGAATTTGACTATGCCGGAACTCAGGCGTGTCAGGCACTCAAGGAAGAAGGAATAGAGGTAGTGCTGGTAAACAGTAATCCTGCCACCATAATGACCGATACGAATATAGCAGACAAGGTTTATATAGAACCGCTTAAAGCGGAAGTAGTAAAAAATATAATACGATGTGAAAAACCTGATAGCATTTTACCTACACTGGGCGGCCAAACAGGCCTGAACCTGGCAATGGAACTTGCAGAATCAGGTTTTTTGCAGGAGCAGGGAGTAAAGCTTCTGGGAACCGCCACCGAGGCTATAAAAATGGCAGAAGACCGACAGGATTTTAAGGATACCATGGAGCGTATAGGCGAACCCTGTATTGCAAGCAAGGTTGTTACCACAATAGAGGATGCAATTGCATTTGCACGTGAGATTGATTACCCCGTTATTGTAAGACCTGCATATACACTGGGAGGAACAGGTGGAGGAATCGTCAATAATGAAGAAGAACTGCGGGAAGTAGGAGAAAACGGTTTAAGACTCAGCCGTGTTCACCAGGTTTTAATTGAAAAATGCATATCAGGATGGAAGGAAATAGAATATGAAGTAATAAGAGACGGTAAAGGAAACGTTATAACTGTATGCAACATGGAGAATATTGATCCGGTTGGAGTACATACAGGGGACAGCATAGTTGTTGCACCTTCTCAGACTCTTGCAGACAAGGAATATCAGATGCTGAGAACCTCGGCATTAAAAATAATATCAGCCTTGGGAATACAAGGGGGCTGTAATGTACAGTATGCACTTCATCCTACAAGCTTTGAATATGCTGTAATTGAAGTAAATCCCAGAGTAAGCAGATCTTCGGCACTGGCCTCCAAGGCAACGGGATACCCTATAGCAAAGGTTGCTTCAAAGATTGCGATAGGCTATGGTCTTGATGAAATAAAAAATGCAGTAACCGGAAAGACGTATGCATGTTTTGAACCAACTCTTGACTATGTCGTAGTAAAAATACCAAAATGGCCATTTGATAAATTTGTAAAGGCAAAGAGAACACTGGGAACCCAGATGAAGGCAACTGGAGAGGTAATGTCTATAAGCAGCTCCTTTGAGGCGGCATTAATGAAAGCAATACGTTCCCTAGAACTGGGAATATTTACACTGGAGCAGGACATATATAAAAATCTTGAAGGCAGCGAGATTGTGCAAAAGCTTCATGACATAAACGATGAAAGAATATTTGTCATAGCAGAAGCAATAAGACGTTCTATAACAGTTGAAGATATTCATGAAATAACCAAGATAGATTATTTCTTCCTTTGCAAGATAAAAGAGCTTGTAATAATGGAAGAAAAGCTTAAAAATGTAAGTAAGGATCAGCTAAATAAGGATGTCCTAAAAAAGGCAAAGAAAATGGGCTTTACAGACACGATAATCGCCAAGCTGTCAGGGATTCCTCAAAAAGAGATAACCGAACTGAGAAAGCAGAAAAATATTATAGCGGCATATAAAATGGTTGACACCTGTGCAGCTGAGTTTGAGGCTGTGACACCATACTACTACTCAACCTATGATGATTTTTCAGAGGTTAAGGAATCCCAAAAAGAAAAAGTTCTGGTTCTTGGGTCAGGCCCAATAAGAATAGGTCAGGGAATAGAATTTGACTACTGCTCTGTACACTCTGTATGGGCTTTAAAGGAATTGGGTTATGAAACAATAATTGCAAACAATAATCCTGAAACGGTAAGTACTGATTTTGATACCGCTGACAGGCTTTACTTTGAACCATTGACGGCCGAAGATGTGGCAAATATTGTTGAGGCTGAAAAGCCCAAAGGAGCTATAGTACAGTTCGGTGGACAAACTGCCATCAAGCTCACAAAGGCTCTGGATGATATGGGAGTAAAAATATTTGGTACAGAAGCTAAAAATGTAGATGCTGCCGAGGATAGGGAAAAATTTGATGAAATACTCGAAAAGACAGATATTCCAAGACCTCAGGGCAAGACAATATTCACTCTTGATGAAGCAATAGCAGCAGCAAATGAACTGGGCTACCCGGTACTTGTCAGGCCTTCCTATGTACTTGGAGGGCAAGGTATGGAAATAGCTTACAATGACAAGGATGTTAAAGAGTTTATGGAGATTATAAACAGAACTGTTCAGGAGCATCCTATACTTATTGACAAATATATGATGGGTAAGGAAATCGAGGTTGACGCCATATGTGACGGTGAAGAGATATTAATACCCGGTATTATGGAACATCTTGAGAGAGCAGGGGTTCATTCAGGTGACAGCATATCTGTATATCCTACACAGACTCTAAGCGACAAGGTTAAGGAGGTTGTAGTAGATTACACTATAAAACTTGCAAAGGCCTTGAATGTAATAGGAATGGTAAATATCCAGTATGTTTTATACAACAACCAGGTTTATGTAATAGAGGTAAATCCAAGATCAAGCCGCACTGTTCCTTATATCAGCAAAGTAACAGGAATTCCTATGGTAAATCTTGCAACAAAGGTAATGATGGGTAAGAAGCTTAAAGACTTCAAGTACGGAACGGGATTATACAGAGAACCCGGATATGTTTCAGTTAAGGTTCCCGTATTTTCCTTTGAAAAGCTCGATGAAGTTGACACAAGCCTTGGGCCTGAAATGAAGTCAACAGGTGAGGTGCTTGGAATAGCGGACAATTTACCCGAAGCTTTGTACAAAGGCATTATAGCGTCAGGAATCAAGCTTCCAAAGTCGGGTGACGGAATACTTATGACAGTGAGAGACACCGACAAGCCTGAGTTGATTCATATTGCTGAGGAATTTGAAAAGTTGGGCTTCACCCTCTATGCAACAGGCAAGACTGCAAATATGCTTAATAACAACGGAATAGCAACAAATGCGGTAAGAAAGCTGGATGAAGGCTCGCCAAACATTATTGAACTAATTCACGCAGGCAAGCTTTCAATGATAATAAATACCCCCACAAAGGGAAGAAACTCAGACAGAGATGGTTTCAAAATAAGAAGAAAAGCAGTTGAAATGTCAATACCATGCCTCACCTCGCTTGATACGGCAGAAGCAATTATTAAGTGCCTCAAGCTCGGCAAGACCGAAGGTGAGCTTGAAGTTCTGAATTTAAGCATATTTGACGAGTAA
- a CDS encoding histidine phosphatase family protein yields MKTRLIFVRHAEAEGNFNRVFHGWYDSRVTEKGHKQAKAVAERLADLPIDIIYSSSLTRTLQTAQYIADVKKLPIIRTDKMKEINGGDWEDVAWEVLPQKYPNENYTWENEPHMHQMPNGENMEEFYNRLMKEVMNIINQNKGKSICIVTHGTAIRAMLCRFYGKSLKYMKNVLWHDNTSVTIVDYNDENDEFQVVLEGGIEHLGEELSTIQNQEWWQNYMESRQKNN; encoded by the coding sequence ATGAAAACAAGGCTTATATTTGTAAGACATGCGGAGGCAGAAGGTAATTTCAACAGAGTATTTCATGGATGGTATGACAGTAGGGTTACGGAAAAAGGGCATAAGCAAGCAAAGGCAGTAGCAGAAAGACTTGCGGATTTGCCTATTGACATAATTTATTCAAGCAGCTTGACAAGAACCCTGCAGACAGCACAGTATATAGCTGATGTTAAAAAACTCCCTATTATCCGAACTGACAAAATGAAGGAAATCAACGGTGGCGACTGGGAAGATGTGGCATGGGAAGTACTTCCCCAAAAATACCCAAATGAAAACTACACATGGGAAAACGAACCCCATATGCATCAGATGCCTAACGGTGAAAACATGGAGGAATTCTATAACCGCCTTATGAAGGAAGTTATGAATATAATCAATCAGAATAAGGGGAAGAGTATATGCATAGTCACACACGGTACTGCTATAAGGGCAATGCTCTGCAGGTTTTACGGCAAGTCTCTAAAGTATATGAAAAATGTGCTGTGGCATGATAATACATCAGTAACCATTGTCGATTATAATGATGAAAATGATGAGTTCCAGGTTGTACTTGAAGGTGGTATTGAACATTTAGGTGAGGAGTTGAGTACTATTCAGAATCAGGAATGGTGGCAAAACTACATGGAGTCAAGGCAAAAAAATAATTAA